The Cloeon dipterum chromosome X, ieCloDipt1.1, whole genome shotgun sequence genome includes a window with the following:
- the LOC135946649 gene encoding thiol S-methyltransferase TMT1B-like → MTLGDFTSASGFVFLVLLPTFGSLIALFCTVALVKQIAPNSWLRFCAWEVARKSRSKAHFNPELSRIFCELVRRADSDLLILEIGCAGGANLAAFPANSELLMLDINPYCEQYLRKNLEKYSHLSLKQFICGSAEKISQVPSCSVDVVVSSRTLCSLNESKALKEIFRVLKHNGKLVFEEHVLSDVSLWRLVQNFLSLNRISATLFFGCRSNKDIVEAIEKAGFQNLSVKRKKPRNSLVGRLQPYVVGTATKP, encoded by the exons ATGACCTTAGGTGATTTTACGAGCGCGTCTGGTTTCgtatttttggttttgcttCCGACCTTTGGGTCTCTCATCGCTCTCTTCTGCACCGTGGCGCTTGTGAAACAAATCGCTCCCAACTCTTGGCTACG ATTCTGCGCGTGGGAAGTTGCTAGAAAGTCGAGAAGCAAGGCTCATTTCAACCCTGAGCTGTCTAGAATCTTTTGCGAGCTCGTCAGGAGAGCTGACagtgatttattaattttggaaattggaTGCGCtggag GTGCCAATCTCGCTGCGTTTCCAGCCAACAGCGAGCTGCTGATGCTGGACATCAACCCCTACTGCGAGCAATACCTCAGGAAAAACCTAGAGAAATACTCTCACTTATCGTTGAAGCAGTTCATTTGCGGCTCGGCAGAAAAAATCTCGCAGGTGCCGAGTTGCAGCGTGGATGTGGTCGTCAGCTCTCGCACCTTGTGTTCCTTAAACGAGTCCAAGGCACTGAAGGAGATCTTCCGGGTTCTAAAACAC aACGGTAAATTGGTTTTCGAGGAACACGTTTTGTCTGATGTGAGCTTGTGGAGACTCGTCCAGAACTTCTTGTCTCTCAACAG GATATCGGCAACTCTATTTTTTGGCTGCAGATCGAACAAGGATATCGTTGAAGCCATTGAGAAGGCTGGCTTCCAAAACTTGAGCGTGAAGAGGAAAAAGCCGAGAAACTCGTTAGTAGGCCGTCTGCAGCCGTACGTCGTGGGAACAGCAACCAAGCCCTGA
- the LOC135946964 gene encoding integumentary mucin C.1-like, producing MTKKPVKKTTAALKTKNNAKSKGVKSPAKQKPANKKVANPKHNGLKTTKRAATTQTQKRVQLHTTASKKNVAVEKTTSVKTDFKSSAKPITIKQTTKTTTIDVAKLLNDLKSFNQVESKTTSAQTTTTSESTSMSPSTPSGVEVGPILTIQQTLFKEPTFSDTEDYYSQLIPKSEVGQSVPLKVAEQGIAPLSISATFFDAADQFTALLTTTSTTTPIPSTTETNSSHVTSTTTSIPTTTLTSPITTVQPLTTTTRPTTTTTTTQTTTTTTLTTSTSPTTTKPLTTTTPTTIQRTTICSIRPKTTVKASFQAPMLVFAKIALPIAMAVNDTTTSSTSTVGFDANIGIVEFPNGTESPTALLAYN from the coding sequence ATGACTAAGAAACCCGTTAAAAAGACGACTGCAGccttaaaaaccaaaaataatgcCAAGTCGAAAGGGGTAAAATCCCCCGCCAAACAAAAACCTGCAAACAAGAAAGTGGCAAATCCAAAGCATAATGGTTTAAAAACCACCAAAAGAGCTGCCACTACCCAGACCCAGAAACGAGTTCAGCTACACACGACTGCTTCCAAGAAAAATGTGGCGGTGGAAAAAACCACAAGCGTGAAAACCGATTTTAAAAGCTCAGCCAAGCCGATTACCATCAAGCAAACCACTAAAACGACGACAATAGACGTGGCTAAGCTTTTGAATGACCTCAAATCGTTCAATCAAGTTGAATCAAAGACAACCTCAGCACAAACAACAACCACTTCCGAGTCCACCAGCATGAGTCCAAGCACCCCCAGTGGAGTGGAAGTTGGCCCAATCCTGACTATTCAGCAAACACTTTTCAAAGAACCTACATTTTCCGATACTGAAGATTACTATTCTCAATTGATTCCTAAATCTGAGGTTGGACAGTCAGTGCCGTTGAAAGTTGCCGAACAGGGAATCGCACCTTTGTCAATCTCTGCTACATTTTTTGATGCTGCAGACCAGTTTACAGCACTTTTAACGACAACTTCAACAACAACTCCAATCCCTTCAACCACGGAGACCAATTCATCCCATGTCACTTCAACCACGACATCAATTCCAACAACTACTTTGACTTCACCAATAACTACTGTTCAACCTTTGACAACCACAACACGTCCAACcacgacgacaacaacaacacaaaCCACGACAACCACGACATTAACTACTTCAACTTCACCAACTACTACTAAACCTTTGACAACCACAACACCAACAACAATCCAAAGAACCACAATCTGTTCCATAAGGCCGAAAACGACCGTAAAAGCATCATTCCAGGCGCCTATGCTGGTCTTCGCAAAAATAGCACTCCCAATTGCCATGGCGGTCAACGATACCACGACTTCCTCGACGTCGACCGTTGGATTTGATGCAAATATTGGCATTGTTGAGTTCCCTAATGGAACAGAGTCGCCAACAGCTCTTCTTGCATACAACTAA
- the LOC135946359 gene encoding macrophage mannose receptor 1-like, with protein MITTKLSSSTRAITSAKTPPSTTTPPPSLADLIVGKCESSFPPDKGLFEINGRLKDPDKFGFWVTSCNQLFVFGKSLVTWRENTIKCASIGMQPIEIGNDAKYQCFKKLAINWKYGSNYWTSGLRTQGKNFSWCHNNNGSVRFWAPGQPDNLNGSENCVHMNIKTENTTVYLTDKKCTNINVFSCQGPTTPPPPCTSPVCPNITCKRNMSLYTNSTKEGKTSFYLAYPDMFGSWYKKNNRFYFYSYPNKTQTFLGAMKACCDLGMNLLSLQFDYKFDAVLAGVKEKYTNPGHFWTSGTDSGCESTFGFCAVNRLVRKDTNNWQRGQPNNAGGAENHLAVYINGSSALMADFNGDSKLRYICEARDTTKSASGGKAVRDECAAIYNVSMSEIDNMLNNTNYDLRMKCFIKCIGENSDLMIDGKFVESEFLAILEKLAAGNLEEFKKNMMIEDECVNSTGGMDECDKAAQLIKCANEKAPDVLMSVVDEMERSISQSESAQEIALLRPQPAFCVQDFPCFIDVGSFKDVKYGSN; from the exons ATGATCACAACAAAATTATCGTCTTCAACAAGAGCAATCACCTCGGCAAAAACTCCACCTTCAACCACAACTCCACCCCCATCTTTAGCG GATCTCATCGTAGGAAAATGCGAATCTTCATTCCCACCAGAT AAGGGACTTTTTGAAATCAATGGACGATTGAAAg ATCCGGACAAGTTTGGTTTTTGGGTCACCTCTTGCAACCAACTTTTTGTGTTCGGCAAATCTTTG GTGACGTGGAGGGAAAACACCATCAAATGCGCTTCAATTGGAATGCAGCCGATTGAAATAGGAAACGACGCCAAATATCAGTGCTTCAAAAAATTGG caataaattggAAGTACGGGTCAAACTACTGGACCTCTGGCCTAAGGACACAAGGCAAAAACTTTTCGTGGTGCCACAACAATAATGGTTCTGTGCGTTTTTGGGCGCCTGGCCAGCCCGATAATTTAAACGGATCAGAAAACTGTGTTCATATGAAcataaaaacagaaaacacTACTGTCTATTTGACCGACAAAAAATGCACCAACATCAATGTTTTCTCCTGCcaa ggTCCAACTACGCCTCCACCACCATGCACGTCACCAGTTTGTCCCAATATCACGTGCAAAAGAAAt ATGTCTCTTTATACAAATTCGACCAAAGAGGGCAAGACTTCCTTCTATTTAgcat ATCCAGATATGTTTGGTTCCTGGTACAAGAAAAACAAccgtttttacttttatagCTACCCGAACAAGACGCAAACA TTCCTAGGGGCGATGAAAGCGTGCTGCGATTTAGGAATGAATCTACTCAGCCTCCAGTTTGATTACAAATTTGACGCAGTTTTGGCTGGAGTGAAAG aaaaatatacaaatcCGGGCCACTTTTGGACTTCAGGCACTGACAGCGGCTGCGAGTCAACTTTCGGCTTCTGCGCTGTGAATCGTTTGGTTCGAAAAGATACCAACAATTGGCAGCGGGGACAGCCGAACAACGCAGGCGGAGCGGAGAATCACTTGGCTGTGTACATCAATGGGTCAAGTGCATTGATGGCTGATTTTAACGGCGATTCAAAGCTGCGGTACATCTGCGAG GCCCGGGACACGACCAAATCCGCCTCAGGAGGCAAAGCTGTGAGAGACGAGTGTGCTGCTATTTACAATGTCAGCATGA GCGAAATTGATAATATGCTGAACAACACAAACTATGATTTGAGGATGAAA tgCTTCATCAAGTGCATTGGCGAAAATAGTGATttg ATGATCGACGGAAAGTTTGTTGAAAGTGAATTTCTGGCAATATTGGAAAAGTTGGCAGCTGGTAATTTGGAGGAATTCAAGAAAAACATGATGATAGAAGATGAGTGCGTTAACTCCACTG GTGGAATGGATGAGTGCGACAAGGCGGCGCAATTGATTAAGTGTGCGAATGAAAAGGCGCCTGACGTGCTCATGAGCGTAGTTGATGAAATGGAGAGGTCCATTTCTCAGTCGGAGTCAGCACAA
- the LOC135946358 gene encoding uncharacterized protein LOC135946358, translated as MEDFFNFGNELFECDKQQVEKAAPQFTPLYFSPKDCDGDAKFKEDPKLYKQYADYLYFKGEYSAALLAYQELRHAYQGNLFMAKCVQESEAWCLAKLGRADEAEAVAQLLTSNNGPNYNHNIIINRSENNADNSSSDRNIYNIINLVYQINGNLNNLNNIDYDKNIVFNYDNKSNNLNNNSTFNHNFNRSHRRKMRIFILTRCKIYTIISFYCLPYSESFQKGLFETNGRLKDPDKFGFWVTSCNQLFVFGKSLVTWRENNIKCASIGMQPIEIGNDAKYQCFKELAINWKYGSNYWTSGLRTQGSKFSWCTKNGSSEMTGSVDLWAPGQPDNLSGSENCVHLNIKKENTTVYLTDKKCTNINVFSCQGPTTPPPPCSSPVCPNITCKRNMSLYTNSTKEGKTSYYLTNPDMFGSWYKKNSRFYFYSYSNQSQTFLGAMKACCDLGMNLLSLQFDYKFDAVIAGIKERYANPGNFWTSGTDSGCESTFGFCAVKRLLRKDTNNWQPGQPNNAGGAENHLVVFINGSSALMADFNGDVKLRYICESRDTSNSDSAGKSHPIRGEIDNMLNNTNYDLRMKCFIKCIGENSGLMIDGKFIESEVLAILEKLAVGNLEDLKKNLMIVDECSNSSGGMDECDKAAQMIKCTNEKAPDVLMSVVNEMERSISQSESSQNIAPLRPQPTFCVQDYPCFVDSFLRAKYDETTTSQEFDIPVSSATNFTIDCVCGKKYLLFTIYNYNYNAGNSLCCKFGLRLATLDTLQKIECVFNSSVYGSSHKICNFWIPVAWRDGQPRWCFSNSPLNDLAFDTSTLDPSIPGFIMNYNLKKISSFDLSSGNYAHVLCEDY; from the exons ATGgaggattttttcaattttgggaACGAGCTTTTCGAATGCGACAAGCAGCAAGTTGAAAAGGCAGCCCCGCAATTCACACCTCTCTATTTCTCTCCTAAAGACTGTGATGGCGACGCAAAGTTCAAAGAGGATCCGAAATTGTACAAGCAGTACGCCGACTACCTGTATTTTAAGGGCGAGTACAGCGCTGCCTTGCTCGCGTACCAAGAATTGAGGCACGCGTACCAAGGCAATTTGTTTATGGCCAAGTGTGTTCAGGAAAGTGAAGCCTGGTGTTTGGCCAAGTTAGGACGCGCAGATGAAGCCGAAGCTGTCGCCCAGCTGTTG ACCAGCAACAATGGACCCAACTACAATCACAACATCATCATCAACAGATCAGAGAACAACGCTGACAACTCCAGTTCTGACAGAAATATTTACAACATCATCAACCTGGTCTACCAAATTAACGGCAATCTCAACAACCTCAACAACATTGATTACGACAAAAATATCGTCTTCAACTACGACAACAAGAGCAACAACCTCAACAACAACTCCACCTTTAACCACAACTTCAACA GATCTCATCGTAGAAAAATGCGAATCTTCATTCTCACtagatgtaaaatatatacaattatttccttttattgcTTACCCTATTCTGAGTCCTTTCAGAAGGGACTTTTTGAAACCAATGGACGATTGAAAg ATCCGGACAAATTCGGTTTTTGGGTCACCTCATGCAATCAACTTTTTGTGTTCGGCAAATCTTTG GTGACGTGGAGGGAAAACAACATCAAATGCGCTTCAATTGGAATGCAGCCGATTGAAATAGGAAACGACGCCAAATATCAGTGCTTCAAGGAATTGG caatCAATTGGAAGTACGGGTCAAACTACTGGACCTCTGGCCTAAGGACACAAGGCAGTAAATTTTCGTGGTGCACCAAAAATGGATCTTCTGAGATGACCGGTTCTGTGGATCTTTGGGCGCCAGGCCAGCCCGATAATCTGAGCGGATCGGAAAACTGTGTTCACTTGAAcatcaaaaaagaaaatactacTGTTTATTTAACCGACAAAAAATGCACCAACATCAATGTTTTTTCCTGCcaa GGTCCGACAACGCCTCCGCCACCATGCTCGTCACCAGTTTGTCCCAATATCACGTGCAAAAGAAAt ATGTCACTTTATACAAATTCGACCAAAGAGGGCAAGACTTCCTACTATTTGACAA ATCCAGATATGTTCGGCTCCTGGTACAAGAAAAACAGccgtttttacttttatagCTACTCGAACCAGTCGCAAACA TTCCTAGGGGCGATGAAAGCCTGCTGCGATTTAGGAATGAATCTACTCAGCCTCCAGTTTGATTACAAATTTGACGCAGTTATTGCTGGAATAAAAG AAAGATATGCAAATCCGGGCAACTTTTGGACTTCGGGCACAGACAGCGGTTGCGAGTCAACTTTCGGCTTCTGCGCTGTGAAACGTTTGCTTCGGAAAGATACCAACAATTGGCAGCCGGGACAGCCGAACAACGCAGGCGGAGCGGAGAATCACTTGGTTGTGTTCATCAATGGGTCAAGTGCATTGATGGCTGATTTTAACGGCGATGTAAAGCTCCGATACATCTGCGAG TCCCGGGACACGTCCAATTCCGACTCAGCAGGCAAATCT catcctaTTCGAGGTGAAATTGATAATATGCTGAACAACACAAACTATGATTTGAGGATGAAA tgCTTCATCAAGTGCATTGGCGAAAATAGCGGTTTg ATGATCGACGGAAAGTTTATTGAAAGTGAAGTTCTGGCCATTTTGGAAAAGTTGGCAGTTGGTAATTTGGAGGATCTCAAGAAAAACTTGATGATAGTAGACGAGTGCTCTAATTCCTCTG GTGGAATGGATGAGTGCGACAAGGCGGCGCAAATGATCAAGTGTACAAATGAAAAGGCGCCCGACGTACTCATGAGCGTAGTTAATGAAATGGAGAGGTCTATTTCTCAATCGGAGTCATCCCAG AACATTGCTCCGCTGCGCCCGCAGCCTACTTTTTGTGTCCAAGATTATCCTTGCTTTGTAGAC TCGTTCTTAAGAGCGAAGTACGACGAAACGACAACAA gtCAGGAGTTTGATATCCCAGTATCGTCCGCGACAAACTTCACTATTGATTGCGTTTGCGGCAAAAAATACCTGTTATTTACGATCTACAAT TACAACTACAACGCCGGAAACAGTCTGTGCTGCAAGTTCGGCCTCCGGCTGGCCACTCTGGACACACTGCAGAAGATAGAGTGCGTTTTTAACAGCTCAG TATATGGATCGTCGCACAAGATCTGCAACTTCTGGATTCCCGTTGCTTGGCGTGACGGACAGCCGCGGTGGTGTTTCTCAAATTCTCCTTTGAATGACCTCGCTTTCGACACTTCTACTCTAGATCCCTCGATTCCGGGTTTTATTatgaattacaatttaaagaaaatatcgtCATTTGATCTGAGCTCTGGCAATTATGCACATGTTTTGTGCgaagattattaa